One part of the Chrysemys picta bellii isolate R12L10 chromosome 14, ASM1138683v2, whole genome shotgun sequence genome encodes these proteins:
- the LOC135975579 gene encoding P-selectin-like, whose product MGSAGGLCSSPRAWGCGWTVTRLLCFAAISWVLVTQVEVGAWSYHYGNKSDYSWELARNFCRSFYTDLVAIQNQGEIAYLNSVLPHHRAYYWIGLRKINNVWTWVGTNKALTKEAENWAYGEPNNKGKNLDCVEIYIKRDRDAGRWNDENCQKKKRALCYQASCQRSSCSQRGECVETIGNYTCDCYPGLYGPECEHEITDLMVNQTPTSVSDFEGSELTMNCTFKTVNNHSTMYVRWYNYGTEALKTELVNDSDVITTLHLDNGFASLTLKNANSSDTGTYVCEVGITARNLSVSGAGTQVTITPVNQTR is encoded by the exons ATG GGCAGCGCCGGAGGACTCTGCTCCAGTCCAAGGGCTTGGGGATGTGGCTGGACTGTCACCCGACTCCTGTGCTTTGCTGCCATTAGTTGGG TGCTAGTGACTCAGGTGGAAGTGGGAGCCTGGAGCTACCATTATGGTAACAAATCTGATTACTCCTGGGAGCTGGCCAGAAACTTTTGCAGGTCATTCTACACCGACCTCGTAGCAATCCAGAACCAGGGGGAAATTGCTTATCTCAACAGTGTCTTACCCCACCATAGAGCATACTACTGGATTGGGCTACGAAAAATAAACAATGTCTGGACGTGGGTTGGCACCAACAAGGCCCTGACGAAGGAGGCTGAGAACTGGGCTTACGGGGAACCCAACAATAAAGGGAAAAACCTAGACTGTGTGGAGATTTACATAAAGAGGGATCGTGATGCTGGAAGATGGAAtgatgagaactgccaaaagaaaaagagggcGCTGTGTTACCAAG CGTCTTGCCAGCGTTCCTCCTGCAGCCAGCGTGGCGAGTGCGTGGAGACCATCGGGAACTACACCTGTGATTGCTACCCTGGTCTCTACGGGCCTGAGTGTGAACACG AAATTACCGACCTGATGGTGAATCAAACCCCAACCAGTGTCAGTGATTTCGAAGGCTCAGAACTTACCATGAATTGTACATTCAAGACAGTCAATAATCACAGCACCATGTATGTGCGATGGTATAACTATGGGACGGAGGCACTAAAGACAGAGCTGGTGAATGACAGCGATGTGATCACAACCCTGCATTTGGACAATGGGTTTGCCTCTCTCACTTTGAAGAATGCGAATTCATCTGATACAGGAACCTACGTGTGTGAGGTGGGGATCACAGCAAGGAACCTGTCTGTGTCAGGAGCCGGAACCCAGGTGACCATCA CTCCTGTCAATCAGACAAGATGA